The following are from one region of the Magallana gigas chromosome 4, xbMagGiga1.1, whole genome shotgun sequence genome:
- the LOC136274359 gene encoding uncharacterized protein, whose amino-acid sequence MSSREATLPPYTMSSMVIYAIHCCPQKALTLSEICVSLEAMFHVYGGNDKAWYNKVRNVLSKNTHFVKMRHPNNSGKSLWTVDLSLVPLTSFRKQTTRKESHNGWPNLLHQYLGVPEIELRGVVSSSAASGIERPTSVVSSQLSFGIDRILSMSPRTSKTHTTDDSILDEDACSACDSFCSVFDTTYDESDSVHGICYSSMERFRGYSDVSSSKDIHEFGHSTRIVSDSSMVSLDAPCSPIEPELSQEDIFAGVEELQSILEPEDVIDFAPSDDSVIVSPADSYSLSALESIADFVIQCPGDFLQEFEPYLRDLSD is encoded by the coding sequence ATGTCATCAAGAGAAGCCACCCTCCCTCCCTACACCATGTCTTCAATGGTCATCTACGCCATCCACTGCTGCCCGCAGAAAGCCTTGACCTTGTCAGAGATCTGCGTATCCCTGGAGGCCATGTTTCACGTCTATGGCGGCAACGACAAAGCTTGGTACAACAAGGTCCGCAACGTCCTCTCAAAGAACACCCACTTCGTCAAGATGAGGCATCCCAACAACAGCGGCAAGAGTCTGTGGACCGTCGACCTGTCCCTTGTTCCTCTTACTTCGTTCCGGAAGCAGACGACACGTAAAGAAAGTCACAACGGATGGCCAAACCTCCTTCATCAATATCTTGGTGTTCCGGAAATCGAGCTTCGTGGTGTTGTGTCATCAAGTGCAGCTTCCGGTATTGAACGACCCACCAGTGTTGTGTCCTCTCAACTCAGCTTCGGTATTGACCGTATCCTCAGCATGTCGCCCAGAACGTCAAAGACTCACACAACAGACGACTCCATTCTAGATGAAGATGCCTGTTCCGCTTGTGATTCGTTTTGCAGTGTGTTCGATACCACTTACGACGAGAGTGACTCAGTTCATGGAATCTGTTATTCATCTATGGAAAGATTCCGAGGTTATTCCGATGTGTCATCCTCCAAAGATATCCACGAATTTGGACATTCCACTCGGATCGTTTCGGACTCTAGTATGGTTTCCCTAGACGCTCCCTGTTCACCCATTGAACCAGAACTTTCACAAGAAGACATTTTCGCGGGTGTTGAAGAACTTCAGTCCATTTTGGAACCAGAGGACGTCATTGACTTTGCGCCGTCAGACGACTCCGTCATTGTTTCGCCAGCCGATAGTTACAGCCTCTCAGCCCTTGAATCGATCGCCGACTTCGTCATTCAGTGCCCAGGGGACTTCCTCCAGGAGTTCGAGCCTTACCTGCGGGACCTCAGTGACTGA